From the genome of Bordetella sp. H567, one region includes:
- the moaC gene encoding cyclic pyranopterin monophosphate synthase MoaC codes for MSTTPPALSHLDESGQVRMVDVGGKAVTARVAIAAARVRMNATAYGLLTQPGQGKGEVLNTARVAGMLAAKRCAELIPLCHSLPLSFVGVDFALDDAAHSIDIRATCHTDFRTGVEMEAMTACSVAALTVYDMCKAADKGIVIEQVRLEYKSGGKSGEWRADT; via the coding sequence ATGTCCACAACTCCTCCGGCCCTGAGCCATCTCGATGAATCCGGCCAGGTTCGCATGGTCGACGTCGGCGGCAAGGCCGTCACCGCGCGCGTGGCCATCGCGGCTGCGCGCGTCCGCATGAACGCCACCGCCTACGGCCTGCTGACGCAGCCCGGCCAAGGCAAGGGCGAGGTCCTGAACACCGCCCGCGTGGCCGGCATGCTGGCCGCCAAGCGCTGCGCGGAGCTGATCCCCCTGTGCCACAGCCTGCCGCTGTCCTTCGTGGGCGTGGACTTCGCGCTGGACGACGCCGCGCACAGCATCGATATCCGCGCCACCTGCCACACGGATTTCCGCACCGGCGTCGAGATGGAAGCCATGACCGCCTGCAGCGTCGCCGCGCTGACGGTCTATGACATGTGCAAGGCCGCGGACAAGGGCATCGTCATCGAGCAGGTCCGCCTGGAATACAAGTCCGGCGGCAAAAGCGGCGAATGGCGGGCCGACACCTGA
- a CDS encoding DUF748 domain-containing protein: MPSYLPRIRFTRRFLRITGAIVGFILLLLALAAWQVPEITRRALTRDVAAMLGRDVQVGKITFNPFSLTLRVHDLAVAQPGGARPLLTVAEADASASWKSLFWFAPVVDALVLREPRLALVRDAQAHFNFSDVQQKLAQLDAGKPEPPPQEKDKPLPRFSLNNMRLENGSITLDDKVTGRTQVIDEIALGVPFISDFGYATDIDVVPKFHARINGSPFDLNGTARPFDVTPTSTLDVVFSGLELEKWADAWGVPLPVKLNRALLDSDLHIAFEQPRDAAPKLRITGGLSLRELDLREASDESLAAWQALNVRGVDALPLERQLRIGEVELVEPNIQTRRYADQRINWLDAIDKLQRLGAGARTEGPTPVSTVKTASAPPVAAPASGTPALPGSASSVPPASASPGSPASPSSAPPASAPPASPASPPSAPPASAPPAPPASVPPAPPESASSAPAASGAPASPGAAPAAAPVSPTSATAAAAEPDPWRVNVGKVSIVNGKLRLRDAPNQLDYALDKLSVSVTNVQLPQPKDQPIAIELGAQNPDGAALHATGGVILQPLAVNLDARAERLPLAPFASAVRRAAPITLLGGTVGAAAKVDIKDHNGTYAIQASDIKLDLAGVSARDESLNPPVTVGVKTLALGVDRFVLGSGSSKFDLRAAGILGEGKLSSQGSLTLQPLAVKASVDLSDLNVATLAPYAASRLNATVRSIRLGAKGDVDFTGAQGRAPMKVTWKGGVDVNDLNLQDRVNRADFLAWKLLSLRNMAISLAGGKPTIDLGDVTLDNFYGNVLLNSQGRLNVLDLVAEPGRAGGSITQDTETRESAPARPPASSSGAPSSKSAAPARDGEMPDIAVRSVTLKNGRATFNDRFVRPNYTAELSAIEGSVSAVSSTDPKPAKVSVNGRVYRTAPLAISGIVQPFAKFLTLDIKASARGVDLPRFTTYSSKYVGYPIERGKLSMDVEYRIKDRQLQASNRVRLDQLTFGPKSNSPQATTLPVMLAVALLKDRSGNIDINLPISGSLDDPNFSVGGIILRVIGNLIVKAVTSPFSLLASAFGGGDELSYITFAPGSTALTDDGKEKLKKLAAALADRPSLKMDIAGRADPVSDEAGLRQAWVDTRIRIARSRATGKSGRLDGDAPLSDAERAKYLEAAYDNTQIDNKPRNFIGMAKSLPPDQMEALLKQAAPAGEEQLRKLADARAQAAYEQLQQDGAPMDRVFMVAPTLSAEGIKDDGPPNRVEFSLKR, encoded by the coding sequence ATGCCCTCGTATTTGCCCCGAATTCGGTTCACGCGGCGGTTTTTGCGGATCACAGGGGCGATAGTCGGGTTTATCCTCTTGCTGCTGGCGCTGGCCGCCTGGCAGGTACCGGAAATCACCCGCCGCGCGCTGACGCGCGACGTCGCCGCCATGCTGGGACGCGACGTCCAGGTCGGCAAGATCACCTTCAATCCCTTTTCGCTGACCTTGCGCGTCCATGATTTGGCGGTGGCGCAGCCGGGCGGGGCGCGGCCGCTGCTGACGGTCGCCGAAGCCGACGCCAGCGCTTCATGGAAGTCGCTCTTCTGGTTTGCCCCGGTCGTCGACGCGCTGGTGCTGCGCGAACCGCGCCTGGCCCTGGTGCGCGATGCGCAGGCGCATTTCAATTTCTCGGACGTCCAGCAAAAGCTCGCGCAGTTGGACGCCGGCAAACCCGAGCCGCCGCCGCAGGAAAAGGACAAACCCCTGCCGCGGTTCTCGCTGAACAACATGCGGCTGGAGAACGGCTCGATCACGCTGGACGACAAGGTGACGGGCCGGACGCAGGTGATCGATGAGATCGCCCTGGGCGTACCGTTCATTTCCGACTTCGGCTATGCGACGGATATCGATGTCGTGCCGAAATTCCATGCCCGGATCAATGGCAGTCCCTTCGATCTGAACGGCACGGCCCGGCCGTTCGACGTGACGCCCACGTCGACCCTGGACGTGGTGTTCAGCGGCCTGGAACTGGAAAAATGGGCGGACGCCTGGGGGGTGCCGCTGCCGGTGAAGCTGAATCGCGCCCTGTTGGATTCCGACTTGCATATCGCCTTCGAACAGCCCAGGGACGCGGCGCCCAAGCTGCGCATCACGGGCGGCCTGAGCCTGCGCGAACTGGATCTGCGGGAAGCCTCGGATGAAAGCCTGGCGGCCTGGCAGGCGCTGAACGTGCGCGGCGTGGACGCGCTGCCGCTGGAGCGGCAGCTGCGGATCGGCGAAGTGGAACTGGTCGAACCGAACATCCAGACTCGCCGCTACGCGGACCAGCGGATCAATTGGCTGGACGCGATCGACAAGCTGCAGCGTCTGGGCGCGGGCGCCAGGACGGAAGGACCGACGCCGGTGTCCACCGTGAAGACCGCATCCGCGCCGCCCGTGGCAGCGCCTGCGTCGGGGACGCCGGCGTTGCCTGGGTCGGCGTCGTCCGTACCGCCAGCATCGGCGTCGCCTGGGTCGCCAGCATCGCCGTCGTCCGCGCCGCCTGCGTCGGCGCCGCCCGCATCGCCTGCATCGCCGCCGTCTGCACCGCCTGCGTCGGCGCCGCCCGCACCGCCGGCATCGGTGCCGCCTGCGCCGCCCGAATCAGCGTCGTCCGCACCTGCGGCATCGGGAGCGCCCGCGTCGCCCGGGGCGGCGCCGGCCGCCGCGCCCGTATCGCCAACGTCCGCGACGGCGGCGGCCGCCGAGCCCGATCCTTGGCGCGTCAATGTCGGCAAGGTCTCCATCGTCAACGGCAAGCTGCGCCTGCGTGACGCCCCCAACCAGCTGGACTATGCGCTCGACAAGCTGTCGGTTTCCGTGACCAATGTGCAGCTGCCCCAGCCGAAGGACCAGCCCATCGCCATCGAGCTGGGCGCCCAGAACCCCGACGGCGCGGCGCTGCATGCCACCGGCGGCGTCATCCTGCAACCCCTGGCCGTGAACCTGGATGCCAGGGCGGAGCGCCTGCCGCTCGCGCCCTTCGCCAGCGCGGTGCGCCGCGCCGCGCCGATTACCTTGCTGGGCGGAACCGTGGGTGCCGCCGCCAAGGTCGACATCAAGGACCATAACGGTACCTACGCCATCCAGGCCTCGGACATCAAGCTGGACCTGGCCGGCGTGTCGGCGCGTGACGAAAGCCTGAATCCGCCCGTGACCGTGGGCGTGAAGACGCTGGCGCTGGGCGTCGACAGGTTCGTGCTGGGCTCCGGCTCGTCGAAATTCGACTTGCGCGCCGCCGGCATACTGGGCGAAGGCAAGCTGTCGTCGCAGGGCAGCCTGACATTGCAGCCCTTGGCCGTGAAGGCGAGCGTGGATCTCTCCGACCTGAACGTGGCGACGCTGGCACCGTATGCGGCGTCCCGCCTGAACGCCACCGTCCGGTCGATCCGGCTGGGCGCGAAAGGCGACGTCGACTTCACCGGCGCACAGGGCAGGGCGCCGATGAAGGTGACGTGGAAGGGCGGCGTGGATGTCAACGACCTGAACCTGCAGGACCGCGTGAATCGCGCGGACTTCCTGGCCTGGAAGCTCCTCAGCCTGCGCAACATGGCGATCTCGCTGGCCGGCGGCAAGCCCACCATCGACCTGGGCGACGTGACGCTGGACAATTTCTACGGCAACGTGCTGTTGAATTCCCAGGGCAGGCTCAATGTGCTGGATCTGGTGGCCGAGCCCGGCCGGGCGGGCGGGTCCATCACGCAGGACACCGAGACGCGGGAATCCGCGCCCGCGCGGCCGCCGGCATCGTCGTCCGGTGCGCCGTCGTCCAAGAGCGCCGCGCCGGCGCGCGATGGCGAAATGCCGGACATCGCGGTGCGCAGCGTCACGTTGAAGAACGGCCGGGCAACGTTCAACGACCGCTTCGTGCGGCCGAACTACACGGCGGAACTGTCGGCCATCGAGGGGTCGGTGTCCGCGGTATCGTCCACCGACCCCAAGCCCGCCAAGGTCAGCGTGAATGGACGGGTCTACCGGACCGCGCCGCTGGCGATCAGCGGTATCGTGCAGCCCTTCGCCAAATTCCTGACACTGGACATCAAGGCATCGGCGCGAGGCGTGGACCTGCCCCGGTTCACGACGTATTCGTCGAAATACGTGGGCTACCCCATCGAGCGCGGCAAGCTGTCGATGGATGTGGAATACCGCATCAAGGACCGCCAGCTGCAGGCCAGCAATCGCGTGCGGCTGGACCAATTGACCTTCGGCCCCAAGAGCAACAGTCCGCAGGCGACGACCCTGCCCGTCATGCTGGCCGTCGCATTGCTGAAAGATCGCTCCGGCAATATCGATATCAACCTGCCGATCTCCGGGTCGCTGGACGATCCCAACTTTTCGGTGGGGGGCATCATCCTGCGGGTCATCGGCAACCTGATCGTCAAGGCGGTCACCTCGCCGTTCAGCCTGCTGGCCTCGGCCTTCGGCGGTGGCGACGAGCTGTCGTACATCACCTTTGCGCCAGGCAGCACGGCCCTCACCGACGACGGCAAGGAAAAGCTGAAGAAGCTGGCCGCCGCGCTGGCCGACCGTCCATCGCTGAAGATGGACATCGCCGGCCGCGCGGATCCGGTTTCCGACGAGGCCGGACTGCGCCAGGCCTGGGTGGACACCCGCATTCGCATCGCGCGCTCGCGCGCGACGGGCAAGAGCGGCCGCCTGGATGGCGATGCGCCGCTGTCCGACGCGGAGCGAGCCAAATACCTGGAAGCGGCGTACGACAACACCCAGATCGACAACAAGCCGCGCAATTTCATCGGCATGGCAAAGTCCCTTCCGCCGGACCAGATGGAAGCGTTGCTGAAGCAGGCCGCGCCCGCGGGCGAGGAACAGCTGCGCAAGCTGGCCGACGCACGGGCCCAGGCCGCCTACGAGCAGCTGCAGCAGGATGGCGCGCCGATGGACCGGGTATTCATGGTGGCGCCGACGCTGTCGGCCGAGGGCATCAAGGATGATGGGCCGCCGAACCGCGTGGAGTTTTCATTGAAGCGCTAG
- a CDS encoding molybdenum cofactor biosynthesis protein MoaE: MVVVQEADFDAAALQAALRERAGAAAGAIVTFTGYVRDFSADEATETLFLEHYPGMCERELEDVGAQAMQRWRVIDFVIAHRVGALSRNAQIVFVGTASAHRGDAFRACEYIIDALKTRAPFWKRETLASGRSFWVEQRQSDHDRTHAWDAGSGSSKEST, encoded by the coding sequence ATGGTCGTCGTACAGGAAGCCGATTTCGATGCGGCGGCCCTGCAGGCCGCCCTGCGCGAGCGCGCCGGTGCCGCGGCCGGCGCCATCGTCACCTTCACGGGCTACGTCCGCGACTTCTCGGCGGACGAGGCCACCGAAACCCTGTTCCTGGAGCACTATCCAGGCATGTGCGAACGCGAGCTGGAAGACGTCGGCGCCCAGGCCATGCAGCGCTGGCGCGTCATCGATTTCGTCATCGCCCACCGCGTGGGCGCGCTATCGCGCAATGCCCAGATCGTGTTCGTGGGCACCGCCAGCGCGCACCGCGGCGACGCCTTCCGCGCCTGCGAATACATCATCGACGCGCTGAAGACGCGTGCGCCCTTCTGGAAGCGTGAAACGCTGGCAAGCGGGCGCAGCTTCTGGGTCGAACAACGCCAATCGGATCATGATCGGACCCACGCGTGGGACGCCGGCAGCGGTTCATCGAAGGAAAGCACATGA
- a CDS encoding MoaD/ThiS family protein: protein MNPAIQLLYFARVAELTGRRAEAWPLPDEGITGLALLDSLEQRYPQLAPAARLKLAVNQTHAKSTVTIRAGDEVAVFEPVTGG from the coding sequence ATGAATCCGGCCATCCAACTCCTGTATTTCGCGCGCGTCGCCGAATTGACGGGCCGCCGGGCGGAAGCCTGGCCCCTGCCCGACGAGGGCATCACCGGCCTTGCGCTGCTCGACAGCCTGGAACAGCGCTATCCCCAGCTGGCGCCGGCCGCGCGGCTCAAGCTTGCCGTGAACCAGACGCACGCCAAGTCCACCGTCACCATACGGGCCGGCGACGAGGTCGCCGTCTTCGAGCCCGTCACCGGAGGCTGA